Genomic segment of Truepera radiovictrix DSM 17093:
CCAAGACGAGATTGAAGACGACTCCCACTTAGACGACACCGCGCTCGTCAAGGTCGTCAACAACATCATCCGCGAGGCGGTCTTCAACGACATCTCGGACATCCACATCGAACCCTACCCCGACAAGGTGCTCGTGCGGGTCCGCAAAGACGGCGCGCTCCGCGAGTACATGTCGTTGCCGCGCGGCGTCGCCGGCGCGGTCGCGGCGCGCATCAAGATCATGGGGCGCCTTAATATCGCCGAGAGGCGGCTGCCGCAAGACGGGCGGGTGCGCTTTAAAGACAAGAACCTCGAGGTCGACCTGCGCCTCTCGACGCTGCCCACGGTCTACGGCGAAAAGGTCGTGATGCGCCTTTTAAAGCGCGCCTCGGCAATTCCCGACATCGAGCAGCTCGGTTTCGCCGACTACAACTTCGAGCGCTTTACCGACACCATCCAAAAGCCCTACGGCATTTTTCTCATCACCGGGCCGACCGGCTCGGGCAAGTCGTTTACCACCTTCTCCATCTTAAAGCGCATCGCCACCCCGGACGTCAACGTCACGACGGTCGAGGACCCCGTCGAGTACGAGATCCCGGGGATCAACCAGACGCAGGTCAACGTCAAAGCGGGGCTCACCTTCGCGAGCGCCCTGCGCGCGTTTTTACGCCAAGACCCGGACGTGATCATGATCGGCGAGATCCGCGACACCGAAACCGCCAAGATCGCCGTCGAGGCGGCGCTGACCGGCCACCTGGTGATCGCCACGCTGCACACCAACGACGCCACGGGGGCGGTCACGCGGCTCGCGGAGATGGGGGTCGAACCCTTTAACATCTCCGCGTCGCTCTTGGGGGTGCTCGCGCAGCGGCTCGTGCGCAAGGTGTGCGCCGCTTGCCGCGTCGCCTACACCCCCGACGTGGACACCCTGCGGCGTTTGGGGCTCGCCCCCGAAGCGCTCCAGGGCGCGACGCTCTACCGCGGCGTCGGCTGCACGCAGTGTGGCGGCAGCGGCTACAACGGCCGCCACGCGATCCACGAACTGTTTACCGTCGACGCCGCGGCGCAGCGCGCCATCGTGCAGGGCCGCTCGTCGAGCGAACTCAAAGAGCTCGCGGTCGCTGCGGGGATGAAGACGCTGCGCGACGACGGGGTGTTCAAGGCGCTCGCCGGCATCACCACGCTCGAAGAGGTGCTCGCGCGCACCACCGACTGACCGCGCCTCCCGACCGCCCAGAACACCTAGGAGCACCATGAGCCGAGCGACACCCGAGATCATCCCCCTGCTGCGCCTAGCGAGCGAACGCCGCGCCTCCGACCTGCTGCTCACGACCGGCCTCCCCCCGATGCTGCACCTCGACGGCGCGTGGCAGCCAACCGAGTTTGAACCGCTCACCGCCAACGACACCCGGCGGCTGATGTACGCCCTTATGGACGAGAAAAAGCAGCGCGACTTCGAGGAGCGGCGTGAGCTCGACTTCTCCTTTATGCTGAGCGGGCACGGCCGCTTCCGCGTCAACGCCTTTTTCCAACGCGGCGCCGTCGGCGGGGTTTTGCGCACGATCGCCAGCGAGCTCCCCAGCCTCGAGCGCCTCGGCCTCCCCCAGGTCGTCGCCGACGTCATCAAGCAGCCGCGCGGCCTCGTGCTCGTCACCGGACCGACCGGCTCCGGCAAATCGACGACGCTCGCTGCGCTCATCGACCGCATCAACACCGAGTCGCGCAAACACATCATCACCATCGAAGACCCCATCGAGTTCTTCCACCCTCACAAACGCTCGATCGTCAACCAGCGCGAGCTCGGCGAGGACACGAAGAGCTTTGAACGCGCCCTGCGGGCGGTTTTGCGCCAGGCTCCGGATGTGATCTTGGTCGGCGAGATGCGCGACTTCGAGACCATCGGGGCGGCCGTCACGGCCGCCGAGACCGGACACCTGGTCATCGCCACGTTGCACACCAACTCCGCCCCCGAAGCGGTCGACCGCATCATCGACGTCTTCCCCGAAGCGCAGCAGGCGCAGGTGCGGGTGCAGCTCGCGAGCAACCTCCAGGCGATCTTGACGCAGCAGCTCGTCCCCAAAGTCGGCGGCGGGCGGGTGCTGGCCTACGAGTTTCTCGTCGCCACGCCCGCCGTGCGCAACCTTATCCGCGAAGGCAAAACGCACCAGATCCCCTCGGCGATCCAGATGGGCGGCCAGTACGGGATGCAGACCATGGACGCGCACCTCGCCGAGCTGCACGCGCGGCGCCTGATCACGTACGAGGCGGGCCTGACTCGAGCCGTCGACCCGAAGGAGTTCGCGCGGCTCGTGAGCAGCCACGGCCCCGGCGCCCCCGCCCCCGACGCCCGGCGCGCCGAAGGCCCCCCCCTACCACCTTTCGGACGGGGCGGGCGCGGCGCTTAGACCTAGCGGCGGGCGCGCACGCCCGACGCGTAACGTGCTAAGCTAGCGCCACACGTCGGCACGGTGGCCGCACCCTAACGGACGCCATGCTCGTCGCGGCCTCGGCTTCGTCATCAGCGCATCCTCCCAGCTGCGTCCGGGTACGCAAGGCGGCGTAAGAAATGTGTGAGAAAGGCTGCGCTACGCTGTGGCTATGCGACCCCCTCTCGGCCTCGCGCTAGCTTGCGACGCGCGCTACGCGCTGCGGAAGGATCCGACGTGACGCTCCGGCTGCGCTTGCGTCTCGTGGTCGTCGTCGTCCTGGTGGGACTTATCGCCACGCTCGCGGTGCTCGTCTGGTCGCTTCTGCTGCGTGACTTGAGCGCCCTGGAAACGCGCGCTTTGCGTCAGGACGTCGCGCGCGTCCTAAGCACCTTGAGCGCCTCGCAGGCGGGCCTCGAGGCGCTCGCGCGCGACTGGGGCCACTGGAACGACACCTACGCCTTTGTCGCGAGCGGCGACGAGACCCTCTACCAAGAGAACTTAAACGCCCCCTTTTTCGAGACCTTCGACCTCGACCTCGTGCTCATCGCCGACCGAACGGGCCGCCTCGTCTACGCCGCGCACGCCGAGGCAGCGGGCCTAGGGGCGCTCAGCCCCGACGAGCTGCGCGCGTTCGGCCCCGAGCACCCCCTGTGGCTGCGCGACCCCGCGGCGCGCGAACCGCGCTCGGGGCTGCTGCAGCTCCCCGGCGGGATCGCGCTGGTCGCGCTCAGCCCGATCCTGACGAGTACCGGTGAGGGGCCCTCGCGGGGGAGCTTCCTGGTCGCGCGCTACCTCACCGAGGCGCGGCTCGCGGCCTACGCGCAGCACACCCTCGCGGCGGTGTCGCTAGCGCCTTACGAGGAGCTCACGGCGCTCGTCGCCGCCGACCACCCCGGGCTCACCCAGCACCAGCTTGCGGCGCGCACCCTCTACAGCTACCCCCGAGATGACGCGACGCTCCTCGGGTACGCCGCGCTGCACGACCTCTTCGGCAGACCGCTGGCGGCGCTGCGCGTAAGCGAACCGCGCGTCTTTTACCAGCAG
This window contains:
- a CDS encoding type IV pilus twitching motility protein PilT, which codes for MSRATPEIIPLLRLASERRASDLLLTTGLPPMLHLDGAWQPTEFEPLTANDTRRLMYALMDEKKQRDFEERRELDFSFMLSGHGRFRVNAFFQRGAVGGVLRTIASELPSLERLGLPQVVADVIKQPRGLVLVTGPTGSGKSTTLAALIDRINTESRKHIITIEDPIEFFHPHKRSIVNQRELGEDTKSFERALRAVLRQAPDVILVGEMRDFETIGAAVTAAETGHLVIATLHTNSAPEAVDRIIDVFPEAQQAQVRVQLASNLQAILTQQLVPKVGGGRVLAYEFLVATPAVRNLIREGKTHQIPSAIQMGGQYGMQTMDAHLAELHARRLITYEAGLTRAVDPKEFARLVSSHGPGAPAPDARRAEGPPLPPFGRGGRGA